A region from the Kiritimatiellia bacterium genome encodes:
- a CDS encoding cation-translocating P-type ATPase, producing the protein MQTSHRERADGGGAGRGLLGWVIVAAAFVGTGYLAPAIHPPSAAAAEVAAAVGAVMLALPILRTAAADLRAGHVHLDGLVAIAVLAALARGDPKSAGVIALLMLLSTVIETRTAVGAHRAIEGLVRLTPTTARRRRPEGGEEEVPAHELRPGDRVLLRPGDLVPADGRIIAGRTAIQEATITGEPLPADKADGDEVFAGTQNLTGAVEIEVTRVGPDTTLGRVREMILQAERTRLPFAMLIDRYVGHYTPLVLALAAVTWFFTDDWDRVVAMLVFACPCALVLATPTAMVAALAAAARSGILVRNVVHLEAVGRTDAVVFDKTGTLTAGEPEVVRLAPAEGVAPSELLAAAAAAERGSQHPVAVAIARLAREAGVAVREPEECMEEAGRGVRARVEGRSIMCGRAEWLCDAGVVAAADGEQAAAGHLSVVHVAVDGRYLGWIGLEDRLRPGAREAVRRLRELNIQRIAMVTGDRERAARKVAEAIECSEYRAGCLPAAKVEFVSRLRAEGRRVAVVGDGVNDAPALAAGDTGIAMGAAGSDVALHTADIALMADDLRRVPRLIELSRYATRVVAQNIGVGVVFIVGGMALAAAGGVPPIAAALLHNVGSLMVVFNSGRLMRFGEQEVAAAPPARAH; encoded by the coding sequence ATGCAGACGTCCCATAGAGAGCGAGCCGACGGCGGCGGCGCCGGCCGCGGTCTACTGGGCTGGGTGATTGTGGCCGCCGCGTTTGTCGGAACGGGCTATCTGGCGCCGGCGATCCACCCCCCCAGTGCGGCGGCGGCCGAGGTCGCTGCCGCGGTGGGTGCGGTGATGCTCGCGCTGCCGATTCTGCGGACCGCTGCCGCGGACCTGCGTGCCGGGCATGTGCATCTGGATGGGCTGGTTGCGATCGCGGTGCTCGCGGCGCTGGCCCGCGGGGATCCGAAATCAGCCGGGGTGATCGCGCTGCTCATGCTGCTATCTACCGTGATCGAGACCCGGACCGCGGTCGGCGCGCACCGTGCGATCGAGGGACTGGTGCGACTGACGCCGACCACCGCGCGGCGGCGCCGCCCGGAGGGCGGTGAGGAGGAGGTGCCCGCGCATGAGCTGCGGCCGGGCGACCGTGTGCTGTTGCGTCCGGGTGATCTGGTGCCGGCGGACGGGCGGATCATCGCGGGCCGGACGGCGATTCAGGAGGCCACGATCACCGGCGAGCCGTTGCCGGCGGACAAGGCGGACGGCGACGAGGTGTTTGCCGGCACGCAGAATCTCACCGGCGCGGTCGAGATCGAGGTGACGCGGGTCGGTCCGGACACGACGCTGGGGCGGGTGCGCGAGATGATCCTTCAGGCTGAGCGGACGCGGCTGCCCTTCGCGATGTTGATTGACCGCTACGTGGGTCACTACACGCCGCTGGTGCTGGCGCTGGCCGCGGTGACGTGGTTTTTCACGGACGACTGGGACCGGGTGGTGGCGATGCTGGTGTTTGCGTGTCCGTGTGCGCTGGTGCTGGCGACACCGACCGCGATGGTTGCCGCGCTCGCCGCGGCGGCACGGTCCGGCATTCTGGTGAGGAACGTCGTGCATCTCGAGGCGGTGGGCCGGACCGATGCGGTGGTGTTCGACAAGACGGGCACGCTCACGGCCGGCGAACCGGAGGTGGTGCGGTTGGCGCCGGCGGAGGGGGTGGCGCCGTCGGAGCTGCTGGCGGCGGCCGCGGCCGCGGAGCGCGGCAGCCAGCATCCGGTGGCGGTGGCGATCGCACGGCTGGCGCGCGAGGCGGGCGTCGCCGTGCGGGAACCGGAGGAGTGTATGGAGGAGGCCGGGCGCGGTGTGCGGGCGCGGGTGGAGGGGCGGTCGATCATGTGCGGCCGCGCGGAGTGGCTGTGCGATGCGGGGGTGGTGGCGGCGGCTGACGGCGAGCAGGCCGCGGCCGGTCATCTCAGCGTGGTGCACGTTGCGGTAGACGGGCGTTACTTGGGGTGGATCGGGTTGGAGGACCGGCTGCGGCCGGGCGCGCGAGAGGCGGTCCGCCGGTTGCGCGAACTCAACATTCAGCGAATTGCGATGGTCACTGGCGACCGGGAGCGGGCGGCGCGCAAGGTGGCTGAGGCGATCGAGTGTTCAGAGTACCGCGCCGGTTGTCTGCCGGCGGCGAAGGTCGAGTTTGTGAGCCGGTTGCGCGCCGAAGGCCGCCGTGTGGCGGTGGTGGGGGATGGGGTGAACGACGCACCCGCGCTGGCCGCGGGCGACACCGGTATTGCGATGGGAGCGGCGGGCAGCGACGTCGCGCTTCACACCGCGGACATCGCGCTGATGGCCGATGACCTTCGACGGGTGCCGCGGCTGATCGAATTGTCACGATACGCGACACGAGTCGTCGCGCAGAACATCGGTGTCGGGGTGGTTTTTATCGTTGGCGGCATGGCGCTGGCGGCCGCCGGCGGTGTCCCGCCGATCGCCGCGGCGCTATTGCACAACGTCGGTTCGCTGATGGTGGTGTTCAACAGCGGCCGTTTGATGCGGTTCGGCGAGCAGGAGGTTGCCGCTGCCCCCCCCGCGCGCGCTCACTGA
- a CDS encoding SPFH domain-containing protein, whose product MSATGPWVGTTAGASPWADALALAARIVRGVLFALLPLYAASGLHFIQPHERAVVRLFGRVRGDTWGPGAHWTLPRPFAEVIRLEAARPRPLTIGTPPIAEDARRADEELWRDGVLTARANLIRSRWTAWYLIEDPVMWVTAAQSPTAVISNELKAAVVRATAGMELDAVLRTRIETLRGRIEEEVARRVAARRIGVRIERVEAVELGPPAAVAAAFDDVTRAAQERASRVEEARRSAARLVHEAAAEAARRRAAAAAARDRELAAIRADAAVFRQLLPRVKENREVVLTALWQDSVRRALAAVAEIYVLRPRTDGSQELRLWLAPELPGAEDHADVP is encoded by the coding sequence GTGAGTGCGACCGGGCCATGGGTGGGTACAACGGCGGGCGCCTCGCCGTGGGCGGATGCGCTGGCGCTGGCTGCGCGGATCGTTCGGGGTGTGCTCTTCGCGCTGCTGCCGCTGTATGCGGCCTCCGGGTTGCATTTCATTCAGCCGCACGAGCGCGCGGTGGTTCGGCTGTTCGGCCGGGTCCGCGGGGACACCTGGGGGCCGGGCGCGCACTGGACGCTGCCCCGGCCGTTTGCGGAAGTGATCCGACTGGAAGCGGCGCGGCCGCGGCCGCTGACGATCGGCACGCCGCCCATCGCGGAGGATGCTCGCCGCGCCGACGAAGAGCTCTGGCGCGACGGCGTGCTCACTGCGCGAGCGAACCTGATCCGCTCGAGGTGGACCGCGTGGTATTTGATCGAGGATCCGGTGATGTGGGTGACCGCGGCGCAATCGCCGACCGCGGTGATCTCGAATGAGCTGAAGGCCGCGGTCGTGCGCGCGACGGCGGGCATGGAGTTGGATGCGGTGCTGCGGACCCGCATCGAGACGCTGCGCGGCCGGATCGAGGAGGAGGTTGCGCGAAGGGTCGCCGCGCGGCGCATCGGTGTTCGAATCGAGCGGGTGGAGGCCGTTGAGCTGGGGCCCCCCGCGGCAGTGGCGGCGGCATTTGACGATGTGACGCGGGCGGCGCAGGAGCGGGCGTCGAGGGTGGAAGAAGCGCGGCGCAGCGCGGCCCGGCTTGTCCACGAGGCCGCTGCGGAGGCGGCGCGTCGCCGTGCGGCGGCGGCGGCCGCGCGTGACCGCGAGCTGGCTGCGATCCGCGCAGACGCGGCGGTGTTCCGGCAGTTGCTGCCCCGGGTGAAGGAGAACCGGGAAGTGGTGTTGACCGCCCTGTGGCAGGACAGCGTTCGGCGCGCTCTGGCGGCCGTCGCGGAGATCTATGTGTTGCGGCCCCGGACCGACGGTTCGCAGGAGCTCCGACTTTGGCTGGCGCCGGAACTGCCGGGCGCGGAGGACCATGCAGACGTCCCATAG
- a CDS encoding SPFH domain-containing protein, which yields MSATAPTGPGGQRLTAVLMIGAAVLLLMTQVLLIVREGEVAVVTTFGRVASAPLTRPGLHRRWPWPVQTVHRFDARAQVWEGALEQTLTRDGRPVMVSLYAIWRVAEPVKFLERVGTFERARRNLNGLLGHWRNAVIGRHAFEALVHPEPTELKLEAIESEIAAAAAPEALERYGIELTAVGVRSLGLPPAILERVYERMRAERAALAETYRAEGDAEAARLRAEAESRREQMLAEADADALRLRAEGDAAAADAYRVFEQDPELALFLRKLQAFEQTLGRRATVILGTETPPFDLFVTRPGAAAPASGK from the coding sequence ATGAGTGCGACGGCACCGACTGGGCCGGGCGGGCAGCGGCTGACCGCCGTGCTGATGATCGGCGCGGCGGTGCTGCTGCTGATGACGCAGGTCTTGCTGATCGTGCGGGAGGGTGAGGTCGCAGTGGTGACGACGTTCGGCCGGGTCGCGTCGGCGCCACTCACTCGTCCCGGGCTGCATCGTCGATGGCCGTGGCCGGTGCAGACGGTGCACCGTTTCGATGCCCGGGCACAGGTTTGGGAAGGCGCGTTGGAGCAGACTTTGACGCGGGACGGGCGCCCGGTGATGGTTTCGCTGTATGCGATCTGGCGCGTTGCCGAACCGGTGAAGTTTCTGGAGCGGGTGGGCACGTTTGAGCGCGCGCGGCGGAACCTGAATGGGCTGCTTGGTCACTGGCGCAACGCGGTGATCGGACGGCATGCGTTTGAGGCGTTGGTCCACCCGGAGCCGACCGAGCTGAAGCTGGAAGCGATCGAGTCCGAGATCGCAGCGGCCGCCGCGCCCGAGGCGCTGGAGCGGTATGGAATCGAGTTGACCGCGGTCGGAGTTCGCTCGCTGGGGCTGCCGCCCGCGATTCTGGAACGGGTTTACGAGCGTATGCGGGCGGAGCGCGCCGCGCTCGCAGAAACCTACCGTGCGGAAGGTGATGCGGAGGCGGCTCGGCTTCGCGCGGAGGCGGAGTCGCGACGGGAGCAGATGCTCGCCGAGGCCGACGCGGACGCGCTGCGACTGCGCGCGGAGGGTGACGCGGCCGCCGCGGACGCATACCGCGTTTTTGAGCAGGATCCAGAGTTGGCTCTGTTCCTCCGTAAGCTTCAGGCGTTTGAACAGACGCTCGGGCGCCGCGCGACGGTGATCCTCGGCACCGAGACGCCGCCGTTCGACCTGTTTGTGACACGGCCCGGCGCCGCCGCGCCGGCTTCGGGCAAGTGA
- a CDS encoding protease modulator HflK — protein sequence MAAAFRGSEVLMQRSGERAALAAMVLSLAAAAASAPAAGGGMGPPTLYLYLWTVGTCALVAVRLYLARRVREEAEELRMAAVRPEAALFAPAAADAGAGGFARSAAVFERWVVPWATPVLGAVALVGAVQGWRGLPAGGEGGEGSRWLVAAGRESGAAFLLLVAARYYLSAAAGPGLALLRGVGVVLGAAAIGAGMAAGAALAHWAGLDRVAVLGWRVLAVWTGALGAEQWVRTLLELYRPRRADESPSAPYESAFVRWILSPASWWRAAAESVDYQFGFEFSRTRAARGIARALAPLVAVQAAVLYGWSGVAILGPEEEGVRERLGRPLPEPEGLVGPGWHWTWPWPFETIRRAPVRRLQRLTIGYEGDEGGIAEMLWTRAHYRREDLFLSGARALAGTNAPAAAPVGVLAVNIPVEYRITNVVRYLYGAADPHAAIRAVATRAVTAELAGRDVMHVLGAGQAEFGRTVAERLRREVGRLNLGIEVTFVGLRDVHPPVEVAEAFEDVVAAMERREAAVLRARGEAARMEAVARAAAEGRRLAAMAERGRRSVVAAAEAERFRARQAAAAASPVVYAGRAALDAVVAALQRPRLYLIAAAAGREVVQLNLEPKVSSVLWDIGVLTNRSPAGVRAEEVVR from the coding sequence ATGGCTGCTGCGTTCCGCGGAAGTGAAGTGCTGATGCAGCGGTCGGGCGAACGCGCGGCGTTGGCGGCGATGGTGTTGAGTCTTGCGGCCGCAGCGGCGTCGGCGCCGGCCGCCGGCGGTGGGATGGGGCCGCCCACGCTGTACCTTTACCTCTGGACGGTCGGAACCTGCGCGCTGGTTGCGGTGCGGCTGTATCTGGCGCGGCGGGTGCGGGAGGAGGCGGAAGAGCTGCGGATGGCAGCCGTGCGGCCGGAGGCGGCGCTGTTTGCGCCTGCGGCTGCGGACGCCGGCGCGGGCGGCTTTGCGCGGAGCGCCGCTGTGTTTGAGAGGTGGGTGGTGCCGTGGGCGACGCCGGTGCTGGGGGCGGTCGCGTTGGTTGGTGCGGTGCAGGGGTGGCGGGGTTTGCCGGCCGGCGGTGAGGGTGGAGAGGGATCCCGGTGGCTGGTGGCGGCCGGCCGGGAGAGCGGAGCGGCGTTCCTGTTGCTTGTCGCGGCGCGCTACTATCTGTCGGCCGCGGCCGGGCCCGGTCTTGCGCTGCTGCGGGGTGTGGGCGTGGTGCTTGGGGCGGCGGCGATCGGCGCGGGGATGGCCGCTGGCGCCGCGCTCGCGCACTGGGCTGGCTTGGATCGGGTGGCGGTGCTGGGCTGGCGCGTGCTGGCGGTGTGGACCGGCGCGCTGGGCGCGGAGCAGTGGGTGCGGACGCTCTTGGAGCTCTACCGGCCCCGCCGAGCGGACGAATCGCCGTCGGCGCCCTACGAGAGTGCCTTCGTTCGATGGATCCTTTCGCCGGCCTCATGGTGGCGCGCCGCGGCGGAGTCGGTGGACTACCAGTTCGGTTTCGAGTTTTCCCGCACGCGGGCGGCGCGAGGAATTGCGCGTGCGCTGGCGCCGCTGGTCGCCGTTCAGGCGGCGGTTCTGTATGGATGGAGCGGCGTGGCGATCCTCGGACCGGAAGAGGAAGGCGTGCGGGAGCGGCTGGGCCGGCCGTTGCCGGAGCCCGAGGGCCTGGTGGGGCCGGGGTGGCACTGGACCTGGCCCTGGCCCTTCGAGACGATTCGCCGTGCGCCTGTTCGACGGCTGCAGCGTCTGACCATCGGCTACGAGGGGGACGAGGGGGGGATTGCTGAAATGCTGTGGACGCGCGCGCACTATCGGCGGGAGGACCTCTTTTTGAGTGGCGCGCGCGCTCTGGCCGGGACCAATGCGCCTGCGGCCGCGCCGGTGGGGGTGCTGGCGGTGAACATCCCGGTGGAATACCGGATCACGAACGTGGTGCGGTATCTCTATGGTGCGGCGGACCCGCACGCGGCGATCAGAGCCGTGGCGACGCGCGCGGTCACCGCGGAGCTGGCGGGACGGGATGTGATGCACGTGCTGGGGGCGGGGCAGGCGGAGTTTGGCCGCACGGTGGCGGAGCGGCTGCGTCGTGAAGTGGGACGTCTGAATCTGGGTATCGAGGTGACGTTCGTCGGTCTGCGGGACGTTCACCCGCCGGTGGAGGTGGCGGAGGCGTTTGAGGATGTCGTGGCGGCGATGGAGCGACGCGAGGCGGCGGTGCTGCGGGCGCGGGGAGAGGCGGCCCGCATGGAGGCGGTGGCCCGCGCTGCTGCCGAGGGCCGACGGCTGGCGGCGATGGCGGAACGCGGGCGCCGTTCTGTGGTCGCGGCTGCTGAAGCGGAGCGGTTTCGGGCGCGGCAGGCGGCTGCGGCCGCCAGTCCGGTGGTATATGCCGGCCGCGCGGCGCTGGACGCGGTAGTCGCCGCGCTGCAGCGGCCCCGACTCTATCTGATCGCTGCGGCGGCGGGCCGCGAGGTGGTGCAGCTGAATCTGGAGCCGAAGGTGTCCTCCGTGTTGTGGGACATCGGCGTGCTGACGAACCGCTCGCCCGCGGGGGTGCGGGCGGAGGAGGTCGTGCGATGA
- a CDS encoding ABC transporter permease subunit: MAIMLVGMRAAIQAGWAVAAATRREIARQPLTLLLTTTAVVGCALMPLLTTHTLDEGEKIVADSVLALHLFLGLWLAGTSACHSLTRELQRGTAATVLSKPVGRGTFVVGKFAGVAGGMLMFSLTIAPATMMAARVMAVPFFWDWGGEVPLLLTAPVAWLLAAGWNYLTRRPFVADAGWFLTAAVWVAFWVGGGRPREGVAPTRVGEFYSVPMIGANVLIAIALLVLAAIALMFATRLDVVPTMALTGAVFLAGLMSDYLFGRLAATRRWAAAVYALVPNWQHFWMADAVNLGVPVPLRYVAMATAYAALYVSGVLAIGTWLLRSAEVKC; encoded by the coding sequence GTGGCGATTATGCTGGTGGGGATGCGCGCGGCGATTCAGGCGGGTTGGGCGGTGGCGGCGGCGACGCGCCGCGAGATCGCGCGACAGCCACTCACGCTGTTGCTGACCACCACCGCGGTGGTGGGCTGTGCGCTGATGCCGCTGCTGACAACGCATACGCTGGACGAGGGCGAGAAGATCGTCGCTGATAGCGTGCTTGCGCTCCATCTGTTTTTGGGATTGTGGCTGGCCGGCACGTCGGCCTGCCATTCGCTGACGCGGGAGCTGCAGCGCGGCACCGCGGCCACGGTGTTGAGCAAGCCGGTCGGGCGCGGCACGTTTGTGGTGGGCAAATTCGCGGGGGTGGCGGGCGGGATGCTCATGTTTTCGCTCACGATTGCACCGGCGACGATGATGGCGGCGCGGGTGATGGCGGTGCCGTTTTTCTGGGACTGGGGGGGCGAAGTACCGCTGTTGTTGACCGCGCCGGTGGCGTGGTTACTGGCGGCGGGATGGAACTATTTGACGCGACGGCCCTTCGTCGCGGATGCGGGCTGGTTTTTGACCGCGGCAGTTTGGGTCGCGTTCTGGGTGGGTGGTGGCCGGCCGCGGGAGGGTGTAGCGCCGACACGGGTCGGAGAGTTCTACTCGGTGCCGATGATTGGGGCGAACGTGCTGATCGCGATCGCGCTACTGGTTCTCGCCGCGATCGCGCTCATGTTTGCGACGCGGCTGGACGTCGTACCGACGATGGCGCTGACCGGCGCGGTGTTTCTGGCGGGTTTGATGAGCGACTATCTGTTCGGCCGGCTGGCGGCGACGCGGCGCTGGGCGGCGGCAGTGTACGCGCTGGTACCCAACTGGCAACATTTCTGGATGGCGGACGCGGTGAACCTTGGCGTGCCGGTGCCACTGCGGTATGTGGCGATGGCGACAGCGTATGCGGCGCTGTACGTGAGCGGGGTTTTGGCGATCGGCACATGGCTGCTGCGTTCCGCGGAAGTGAAGTGCTGA
- the hisF gene encoding imidazole glycerol phosphate synthase subunit HisF — protein MLAKRIIPCLDVDRGRVVKGVRFVALRDAGDPVECARAYEAQGADELTFLDITASHEQRDTIVDVVRAVAQHVFMPLTVGGGIRTVADIRRLLQAGADKVSLNTAAVARPELITEGAERFGRQCIVLAIDARRREQGDGWEVVTHGGRRRTGRDAVEWAREGVRRGAGEILLTSMDRDGTADGYDLELTRAIADAVPVPVIASGGAGGPEHLIEAVTRGGADAVLAASIFHFGRYSITEVKRAMRAAGIEVRL, from the coding sequence ATGCTGGCCAAACGCATCATCCCATGCCTAGACGTGGACCGCGGACGAGTGGTGAAGGGCGTCCGGTTCGTCGCGCTTCGCGACGCGGGCGACCCCGTCGAATGCGCCCGCGCCTACGAAGCGCAGGGAGCCGACGAACTCACCTTTCTGGACATCACCGCCTCCCACGAGCAGCGCGACACGATCGTGGACGTCGTCCGCGCGGTCGCGCAACACGTCTTCATGCCCCTGACAGTGGGAGGGGGCATCCGAACCGTCGCCGATATCCGCCGGCTGCTGCAGGCGGGCGCGGACAAGGTATCGCTGAACACCGCCGCGGTGGCCCGACCGGAGCTGATCACGGAGGGAGCGGAACGTTTCGGCCGCCAGTGCATCGTGCTGGCGATTGACGCGCGGCGGCGCGAACAGGGCGACGGTTGGGAGGTCGTCACCCACGGCGGCCGCCGGCGAACCGGCCGCGATGCGGTGGAGTGGGCCCGCGAAGGTGTCCGGCGCGGCGCCGGGGAAATTCTGCTCACCAGCATGGACCGCGACGGCACCGCGGACGGCTACGACCTTGAGCTGACGCGCGCGATCGCAGACGCGGTGCCGGTCCCGGTGATCGCCTCGGGTGGCGCCGGCGGCCCCGAACACCTCATCGAGGCGGTCACGCGCGGCGGCGCCGACGCGGTGCTCGCCGCCTCGATCTTCCATTTCGGCCGGTACTCCATCACAGAGGTGAAACGCGCAATGCGCGCAGCCGGCATTGAGGTACGACTGTGA
- a CDS encoding phosphoribosyl-AMP cyclohydrolase, with protein MHSSHELEEGRTLSLDFSKLAAAAARCDGLLPVAVQHADSGEVLLVAYTNETAFRRAVATGRLVLWSTSRNELWEKGATSGETFELLEVRVNCEQNSLLYRVRPRRGGICHTRNAEGRPRSSCFYRRLNPATGELENLDP; from the coding sequence ATGCACAGCTCGCACGAACTCGAAGAGGGGCGGACCCTCTCGCTCGACTTCTCGAAACTGGCGGCCGCCGCCGCACGATGCGATGGGCTGCTGCCCGTCGCCGTGCAGCACGCCGACAGCGGCGAGGTGCTGCTGGTGGCCTACACCAACGAAACCGCATTCCGCCGCGCGGTGGCCACGGGCCGCCTTGTGCTCTGGAGCACATCTCGCAACGAGCTCTGGGAAAAAGGGGCGACTTCGGGCGAAACTTTTGAGCTCCTCGAGGTCCGCGTGAACTGCGAACAGAACTCGCTGCTGTATCGCGTGCGGCCGCGCCGCGGCGGCATCTGCCACACGCGCAACGCCGAGGGGCGACCGCGCTCGAGCTGCTTCTACCGCCGGCTGAACCCCGCCACCGGCGAACTGGAGAATCTCGATCCATGA
- the trpE gene encoding anthranilate synthase component I: MSDIGPTLSGGLRLHPGPREFRERAARGTLVPVWVELLADEETPLSAYARVRRVLRQRDHASHTFLLESVEGGERVGRYSFIGGAPRAIVRAWGRRVRVQHPDGSSLELPEGDPLDALQGLMARYRPVGDPSLPPFVGGAVGFLGYDLIRVFEPRVPVREDQALRAPDMVFMITDALLVFDRARHSLRILANADTTEGADRAYDQAAATIESLAAALREPGEKRLTDVTAATTVPEPRSTMSRDEFEESVRRAQDHIRAGDIIQVVLSQRFETAFAGDSLDVYRALRWINPSPYMFLLDLGESAMIGSSPEVHVRCIGGNATIRPIAGTRPRAASPEEDARLERELLADPKERAEHIMLVDLARNDLGRVCEPGSVRVPELMTVERYSHVMHIVSDVTGRLAADHNVYDLMRATFPAGTVTGAPKIRAMEIIADLERSRRGPYAGAVGYFGFDGNLDSCITIRTIILDEGRAYVQAGAGIVADSDPVREYEETRNKARAMLHALALAQRFAAGESLP, from the coding sequence ATGAGCGACATCGGCCCTACGCTCAGCGGTGGCCTGCGGTTGCACCCCGGCCCGCGGGAGTTTCGCGAACGCGCGGCGCGCGGCACCCTCGTGCCCGTCTGGGTCGAACTGCTCGCCGATGAGGAGACGCCGCTTTCCGCCTACGCCCGGGTGCGGAGGGTGCTGCGGCAGCGCGACCACGCCTCCCACACGTTCCTGCTCGAAAGCGTGGAGGGAGGCGAACGGGTGGGGCGCTATTCGTTCATCGGCGGCGCACCCCGCGCGATCGTTCGCGCGTGGGGCCGGCGCGTCCGCGTGCAGCATCCCGATGGATCCAGCCTCGAACTGCCGGAGGGTGATCCGCTCGACGCGCTGCAGGGACTGATGGCGCGCTACCGACCGGTTGGGGATCCGTCGCTGCCGCCGTTCGTCGGCGGCGCGGTCGGGTTTCTCGGCTACGATCTCATCCGCGTCTTTGAGCCACGCGTGCCGGTGCGCGAGGACCAGGCGCTGCGCGCGCCAGACATGGTGTTCATGATCACCGATGCGCTGCTGGTCTTCGACCGCGCCCGGCACAGCCTCCGCATCCTCGCGAACGCCGACACCACAGAAGGCGCCGACCGCGCCTACGACCAAGCCGCGGCGACCATTGAATCGCTCGCCGCCGCCCTGCGCGAGCCCGGCGAGAAACGCCTGACCGATGTCACCGCCGCCACGACGGTCCCCGAGCCCCGCTCGACGATGTCCCGTGACGAGTTCGAGGAGTCCGTCCGCCGCGCACAGGATCACATCCGCGCCGGCGACATCATTCAAGTCGTGCTCTCACAGCGTTTCGAAACGGCCTTCGCCGGCGATTCGCTCGATGTCTACCGCGCGCTGCGATGGATCAACCCCTCGCCGTACATGTTCCTGCTCGATCTGGGCGAGAGCGCAATGATCGGCAGTTCGCCGGAGGTGCACGTCCGCTGCATCGGCGGAAACGCCACGATCCGCCCGATCGCCGGCACCCGTCCCCGCGCCGCGTCGCCGGAGGAGGATGCGCGGCTTGAGCGCGAGCTGCTCGCCGACCCGAAAGAACGGGCCGAGCACATCATGCTGGTGGACCTGGCCCGCAACGACCTGGGGCGCGTCTGTGAGCCCGGGTCGGTTCGGGTACCGGAACTGATGACGGTGGAACGCTACAGCCATGTGATGCACATCGTGTCGGACGTCACCGGACGTCTGGCGGCGGACCACAACGTCTACGACCTGATGCGCGCGACGTTTCCCGCCGGCACCGTCACCGGCGCACCCAAAATCCGCGCGATGGAAATCATCGCGGACCTCGAGCGCTCGCGCCGCGGACCCTACGCGGGCGCGGTGGGCTATTTCGGCTTCGACGGCAACCTCGATTCCTGCATCACGATCCGCACCATCATCCTCGATGAAGGCCGAGCCTATGTGCAGGCCGGCGCCGGCATCGTCGCGGATTCGGACCCGGTGCGGGAGTACGAGGAGACCCGGAACAAGGCCCGGGCGATGCTGCACGCGCTGGCGCTCGCGCAGCGGTTCGCGGCCGGAGAGAGCCTCCCATGA
- a CDS encoding aminodeoxychorismate/anthranilate synthase component II: protein MILVIDNYDSFTWNLVQYLAELGAHPRVLRNDAIDAAGLLALAPERLIISPGPGSPDDAGISCEAIRRLAGRVPILGVCLGHQCIGQVFGGRIVRAARLMHGKTSWIHHRGEGILAGLPEPFEATRYHSLLIERSSLPSCLRITGETDEGEIMAVQHVEWPVYGVQFHPESILTKDGKRILKNFLEIPVRTTSSGG, encoded by the coding sequence ATGATCCTCGTCATCGACAACTACGACTCGTTCACCTGGAACCTCGTTCAGTACCTCGCCGAACTCGGTGCACATCCGCGCGTGCTGCGCAACGACGCGATCGACGCCGCCGGACTTCTGGCACTGGCACCGGAGCGGCTGATCATCAGCCCCGGCCCCGGCTCCCCTGACGACGCCGGTATCTCCTGCGAAGCGATCCGCCGGCTGGCCGGCCGCGTGCCAATTCTCGGCGTGTGCCTCGGCCACCAGTGCATCGGCCAGGTCTTCGGCGGCCGGATCGTTCGCGCCGCCCGGTTGATGCACGGCAAAACCTCGTGGATTCACCATCGCGGCGAAGGCATTCTCGCCGGCCTCCCTGAGCCGTTCGAGGCCACGCGGTACCACTCGTTGCTGATCGAACGGTCCTCTCTGCCCTCTTGCCTGCGTATCACTGGCGAGACCGACGAAGGCGAGATCATGGCCGTCCAGCACGTCGAATGGCCAGTGTACGGCGTCCAGTTCCACCCCGAGTCCATTCTGACCAAGGACGGCAAGCGTATTTTGAAGAACTTCCTCGAAATCCCCGTCCGCACGACGTCCTCGGGAGGTTGA
- a CDS encoding OsmC family protein — MVPITVSYLGNLRCEATHGPSGSRIETDAPADNHGRAERFSPTDLVATALGSCMLTMLGIYARERGWDLTGSRAEVLKIMGGPPRRITQIQVRLHMPIALAPADRRELENLARGCPVARSLHPELRTDITFHWPRG; from the coding sequence ATGGTCCCGATCACCGTCAGCTACCTGGGCAATCTCCGGTGCGAAGCGACGCATGGTCCCTCCGGCAGCCGCATCGAAACCGATGCGCCCGCGGATAACCACGGGCGCGCGGAGCGCTTCTCCCCCACCGATCTGGTCGCCACCGCGCTCGGCAGCTGCATGCTGACCATGCTCGGCATCTACGCGCGCGAACGTGGATGGGACCTGACGGGCAGCCGTGCGGAAGTTTTGAAAATCATGGGCGGGCCGCCCCGCCGGATCACCCAAATCCAGGTGCGTCTGCACATGCCGATCGCGCTGGCACCGGCCGACCGGAGAGAACTGGAGAACCTCGCCCGCGGCTGCCCGGTCGCCCGCAGTTTGCACCCGGAGCTCCGCACGGACATCACCTTCCACTGGCCGCGCGGCTGA